The proteins below come from a single Williamwhitmania sp. genomic window:
- a CDS encoding HAMP domain-containing sensor histidine kinase: MKLIRITSAYQLVMTAVLLALAGVGLFFAILQIQQQETDEALQSQHDDLVSYIKQGKPPFSIPPMMVVDRIDSANIAAPSIATMEIPDTAEGDSEPYRQLISVAKIGGSYYRITVRTSLLEQQDLLVAIAIAIVVVYALLLLGFYLLGLFLSKRIWRPFYATLHQLQQFNVADGGKLNLPKTSIIEFQEMNVALERLAVKVHSDYKALKSFTENASHEIQTPLTLIITKLETLMQDSSLPQQKVDQVHIAYQHALRLSRLNSTLLLLVKIENRQFRMEEEVDVLTLIQELLEQLSDFMEAKQLKINYNIASRPTWIANAELASIMVGNILRNAVQHSNSAGEIVISLGEDSLRVINSGELVEGDPARFFERFAKASKAGQSLGLGLALVKQIAEAFNFTVSYTYADGLHKVELFW, from the coding sequence ATGAAGCTAATTAGAATTACTTCGGCATATCAACTTGTGATGACGGCTGTACTGCTTGCCTTGGCTGGTGTTGGATTGTTCTTTGCAATACTCCAAATCCAGCAGCAGGAGACTGATGAGGCGTTGCAGTCTCAACACGACGATTTGGTAAGCTACATAAAGCAAGGTAAGCCACCCTTTTCAATTCCTCCAATGATGGTTGTCGATAGAATTGATAGCGCCAATATTGCTGCGCCATCCATAGCCACCATGGAGATTCCTGATACCGCTGAGGGGGATAGTGAGCCATACCGTCAGCTAATATCCGTTGCAAAGATTGGTGGTAGCTACTATCGAATTACAGTGCGAACGTCGTTGTTGGAGCAGCAAGATTTACTGGTTGCCATAGCCATAGCCATCGTTGTGGTTTATGCCTTGCTTCTGCTTGGTTTTTATTTGCTTGGACTTTTCCTTAGTAAGCGAATTTGGCGACCTTTTTATGCTACTCTACACCAGCTCCAGCAATTCAATGTGGCCGATGGCGGTAAGCTTAACTTGCCAAAAACCAGCATAATTGAATTTCAGGAGATGAATGTAGCACTTGAGCGACTCGCTGTTAAGGTTCATAGCGACTATAAGGCACTGAAGTCATTCACGGAGAATGCCTCACACGAAATACAGACACCTCTCACCCTTATAATTACCAAGCTGGAAACGCTAATGCAGGATTCGTCGCTACCACAACAGAAGGTTGACCAGGTGCACATTGCCTACCAGCATGCGTTGAGGCTGTCAAGGTTAAATTCGACCTTGCTGCTGCTTGTGAAGATTGAGAACAGACAATTTAGGATGGAGGAGGAGGTCGATGTTTTGACTCTGATTCAGGAGTTGCTGGAACAACTCTCAGATTTTATGGAGGCTAAGCAGCTGAAAATAAATTACAATATTGCCTCGAGACCAACATGGATTGCCAACGCAGAGCTGGCCTCAATCATGGTAGGAAACATCCTTCGAAATGCAGTTCAGCACAGCAACTCTGCGGGAGAAATTGTAATATCGTTGGGTGAAGATTCGTTACGCGTAATCAATTCAGGAGAGTTGGTGGAAGGTGATCCGGCTAGGTTCTTCGAACGATTTGCCAAAGCTTCCAAAGCTGGCCAATCTCTTGGTCTCGGTCTGGCATTGGTAAAACAGATCGCTGAGGCATTTAATTTTACCGTTAGCTATACCTATGCCGATGGACTTCATAAGGTGGAACTATTCTGGTAG
- a CDS encoding response regulator transcription factor, with protein MKILVVEDEQSLAEDISRYLTKNGFVCEVAANLVEGEQKLVGFAYDVVLLDINLPGGSGLSLLPLIKKLHPHTGVLIISARGALDDKISGLDLGADDYLTKPFHLAELNSRINALLRRRFFEGSAKLNFNEISIDTKDRLVTVQETPIVLTKREYDLLVYLVVNKNATLSKESIAEHIWGDHIEMVDSFDFIYTHIKNLRRKLMEKGAKDYIKTAYGFGYKWSDE; from the coding sequence ATGAAAATTCTTGTTGTTGAGGATGAGCAATCTCTGGCCGAGGATATTTCGCGCTATCTCACAAAGAACGGCTTTGTTTGTGAGGTTGCCGCAAATCTGGTCGAGGGTGAGCAAAAACTTGTTGGGTTTGCCTACGACGTGGTTCTGCTGGATATAAATTTGCCCGGGGGAAGTGGCCTTTCGCTGTTACCTCTTATCAAAAAACTTCACCCACATACGGGTGTCCTGATTATTTCGGCAAGGGGGGCACTTGACGACAAGATTTCCGGTCTAGACCTAGGTGCCGATGATTACCTCACCAAACCATTTCACCTTGCCGAGCTCAACTCCCGCATCAATGCCCTATTACGACGTAGATTCTTTGAAGGAAGCGCCAAACTCAACTTTAACGAAATTTCCATCGATACAAAGGATAGGCTTGTCACAGTTCAAGAAACCCCCATTGTGCTTACCAAAAGGGAGTACGACTTGCTGGTTTATTTGGTGGTGAATAAAAATGCCACGCTGAGCAAGGAGTCCATTGCTGAGCATATTTGGGGCGACCATATTGAGATGGTGGACAGCTTCGATTTTATATATACTCACATTAAAAACTTACGCCGAAAGTTGATGGAAAAGGGGGCGAAGGATTACATCAAAACGGCGTATGGGTTTGGTTATAAATGGAGCGACGAATGA
- a CDS encoding DUF1456 family protein: MSNNEILKKLRVALHLRDDQIVEIMKLVDFNITKTELGAFFRAEDHPNYKTCGDQVLRNFLNGLIIHLRGPLAPKKEASESPE, encoded by the coding sequence ATGTCGAACAACGAAATACTCAAAAAGCTGCGGGTTGCGCTACACCTTCGCGACGACCAAATAGTTGAAATTATGAAGTTGGTGGACTTCAACATTACAAAAACCGAACTGGGGGCCTTTTTTCGGGCAGAGGACCATCCAAATTACAAAACTTGTGGTGACCAGGTGCTGCGCAATTTTCTGAATGGGTTGATAATTCATCTAAGAGGACCTCTGGCGCCAAAGAAGGAAGCATCGGAAAGTCCTGAATAG
- a CDS encoding phosphatase PAP2 family protein, with protein sequence MARFFSFTFVLLILAGVISGQNLDIRILRTINLDRNKHWDKTMQFMSNSEAAVSIATPAVILGVGLIKGDPQIKSDGITIASAFLLSSAMTTILKYSVKRPRPFTTYPDIEKLSAGGSYSFPSGHTSSAFATATSLSLAYPKWYVIVPSFAWASTVGYSRMYLGVHYPSDVLAGAIIGAASSYLCYKGQQWLNHRKKRKAEPVVAFY encoded by the coding sequence ATGGCACGATTTTTCTCCTTCACCTTCGTTCTCCTAATTTTAGCTGGTGTTATCAGCGGTCAAAATCTCGACATTAGGATACTCAGAACCATTAATCTGGATAGAAATAAACACTGGGATAAAACCATGCAGTTCATGTCGAATAGCGAGGCAGCTGTGAGCATTGCTACCCCAGCCGTAATTTTGGGTGTCGGTTTAATTAAGGGCGACCCGCAGATAAAGTCGGATGGAATTACCATTGCCTCCGCTTTTTTGCTATCCAGTGCCATGACTACGATTTTGAAATATTCCGTAAAACGACCAAGACCATTTACCACCTATCCCGATATTGAAAAACTTTCGGCTGGGGGTAGCTACTCATTCCCCTCGGGGCACACCTCCTCGGCCTTTGCCACCGCCACCTCGCTCAGCCTAGCCTATCCAAAGTGGTATGTAATTGTGCCCTCCTTTGCCTGGGCTTCAACGGTTGGCTATTCGCGCATGTATTTGGGTGTGCACTATCCTAGCGATGTGCTCGCAGGGGCGATTATCGGTGCTGCATCGTCGTATCTCTGCTACAAGGGGCAGCAGTGGCTCAACCACCGAAAAAAGAGGAAGGCTGAGCCAGTTGTGGCATTTTACTAG
- the creD gene encoding cell envelope integrity protein CreD has translation MATNDLRKWVSQSVSVKIFVVGMLALFLLIPAAMIRSLILERQANSEEVVREISSKWGNEQTIAGPIISVPYMRRSIVDGKQVVVRDYAHFLPDQLNITGKMEPEIRYRGIYKVIVYTADLQFSGNFRHPDFSEWKISPDDILWDEAFVSLGIPDMRGIKNDLKITFNGVDYEVTPGLDNQDIIKQGVSARVKFDTASVYPYSIKLKLKGSSALSFVPVGKVSKIAIESTWPTPSFDGAFLPDSRNVGPRGFTADWTVLSLNRNFPQTWIGSTYDVNESAFGVKLLFPVDHYQKSERAAKYALMFIALTFMVFLFSEILNRRKIHPVQYILVGLALCVFYTLLISLSEQLGFAIAYILAAIATISLIGSYAVAIFKNKKQSMMLIGILVVLYLFLFTILQLEDYALIMGSIGLFVALAAVMRISRKIDWYSPLNGDSDEKS, from the coding sequence ATGGCAACAAACGATTTACGTAAGTGGGTATCGCAGTCGGTATCCGTAAAAATTTTTGTGGTGGGCATGCTGGCCCTCTTCCTGCTAATTCCGGCTGCCATGATTCGCAGCCTAATTCTCGAGCGTCAAGCCAATAGCGAGGAGGTGGTTAGGGAAATAAGTAGCAAGTGGGGCAACGAGCAAACCATCGCCGGGCCCATTATTTCGGTGCCCTACATGCGAAGAAGTATTGTTGATGGCAAGCAGGTTGTAGTGCGCGATTATGCACATTTTCTGCCCGATCAGCTTAACATTACTGGCAAGATGGAGCCCGAAATACGCTACCGTGGTATCTATAAGGTGATTGTTTACACTGCCGACCTCCAGTTCTCTGGAAATTTCCGCCATCCTGACTTTAGCGAATGGAAGATTAGTCCGGACGATATTCTATGGGACGAAGCCTTTGTTTCGCTTGGGATTCCCGATATGCGAGGCATAAAAAACGACCTAAAAATTACCTTCAACGGTGTTGATTATGAGGTTACTCCAGGCCTCGACAACCAGGATATTATAAAGCAGGGCGTTTCTGCCCGTGTGAAATTCGATACCGCTAGCGTTTATCCTTACAGCATTAAGCTGAAATTAAAGGGAAGCAGTGCACTCAGCTTTGTTCCTGTGGGTAAAGTTTCCAAAATTGCCATTGAGTCAACTTGGCCAACGCCCAGCTTCGATGGCGCCTTCCTGCCCGACAGCCGTAACGTTGGACCAAGGGGATTTACAGCCGACTGGACGGTTTTGAGCCTGAACCGGAATTTCCCTCAGACTTGGATTGGAAGCACCTACGATGTTAACGAGTCCGCCTTTGGCGTTAAGCTGCTCTTCCCCGTTGACCATTACCAAAAATCGGAGCGGGCTGCCAAGTATGCACTGATGTTCATTGCCCTCACCTTTATGGTATTCTTGTTTTCCGAAATTCTTAATCGACGGAAGATTCATCCGGTGCAGTATATTTTGGTTGGTCTTGCACTATGCGTGTTCTACACGCTGCTTATCTCCCTGAGCGAGCAGCTGGGCTTTGCCATCGCCTACATATTGGCGGCCATAGCCACCATCTCACTAATTGGCTCCTACGCGGTGGCCATTTTTAAGAATAAAAAGCAGTCGATGATGCTGATTGGCATTTTGGTTGTTCTCTACCTGTTCCTGTTCACCATTCTACAGCTGGAGGATTACGCCCTCATTATGGGTAGCATTGGCCTGTTTGTGGCATTGGCGGCGGTGATGCGCATATCGAGAAAGATTGATTGGTACTCGCCACTAAATGGAGATTCTGACGAAAAGAGTTAA
- a CDS encoding chemotaxis protein CheW produces MNKTLHIDSYLSFRLGEEEYAANAGKVLSILELSKITEVPQAPSFMKGIINLRGKALPVIDIRMKFGMSPTVYAPNTCIVVMEIEMDGSHVEVGVLVDSVQAVLEVEQDKVLDAPSIGERYRAEFIEGIVQSGESFVMLLDMDRVFSSMEVVALKQSASGLEEEVLVEEA; encoded by the coding sequence ATGAACAAGACGTTACACATCGATTCATACCTCTCCTTCAGGTTAGGGGAGGAGGAGTATGCTGCCAATGCGGGGAAGGTCCTCAGCATATTGGAGCTCTCCAAGATAACGGAGGTGCCACAGGCGCCCTCGTTTATGAAGGGTATCATAAACCTGCGGGGGAAAGCTCTACCGGTAATCGATATCCGAATGAAGTTTGGGATGTCGCCCACGGTTTATGCACCTAATACATGCATCGTGGTTATGGAGATAGAGATGGATGGAAGTCACGTAGAGGTGGGCGTATTGGTGGACTCGGTACAGGCCGTGCTCGAGGTTGAGCAGGACAAGGTGCTGGATGCTCCAAGCATTGGGGAACGGTATAGGGCCGAGTTTATTGAGGGCATTGTCCAGAGCGGGGAGTCCTTTGTAATGCTGCTCGATATGGATAGGGTGTTTTCATCGATGGAGGTGGTTGCGCTAAAGCAATCGGCCTCTGGGTTGGAGGAAGAAGTTTTGGTTGAGGAAGCATAG
- a CDS encoding methyl-accepting chemotaxis protein: SITTGIGKGVAHAEVISQGDLTLDFASEYMQRKDEIGALSRAMQLMVEKLREVVTNIASGSENILSASLQMSNTSQEMSQGASEQASSAEEVSSSMEEMASNIEQNTDNAQVAEKISITGAERIQKSNEAAQMSITAMREIADKVSIISDIAFQTNILALNAAVEAARAGEQGRGFAVVAAEVRKLAERSKVAAEEIERISKKGVLLSDEAGKMLTQVVPEIERAAKLVQEIAAASVEQTSGAEQVNSALQQLNQVTQQNAAASEEMATASEELASQAEQLRDVVSYFRVEEGQKAKNRVGSKPQQRAIKTAVAHLHREDAKPTAGKSSMGREYNLADSNGDSAYEKF; the protein is encoded by the coding sequence TTCCATAACCACTGGCATTGGTAAAGGGGTTGCTCACGCGGAGGTAATTAGCCAGGGCGACCTTACCCTCGACTTTGCTAGCGAGTACATGCAGCGCAAGGATGAGATTGGTGCATTGTCGCGGGCAATGCAGCTGATGGTAGAGAAGTTGAGAGAGGTTGTAACGAACATTGCTTCGGGCTCTGAGAATATTCTTTCGGCTAGCTTGCAGATGAGCAATACCTCACAGGAGATGTCTCAGGGGGCATCTGAGCAGGCATCGTCTGCTGAGGAGGTGTCCTCGTCGATGGAGGAGATGGCCTCAAACATTGAGCAAAATACCGATAACGCGCAAGTGGCAGAAAAAATTTCGATTACTGGTGCCGAACGTATCCAGAAGAGCAACGAGGCTGCTCAGATGAGTATTACCGCCATGCGGGAGATAGCCGACAAGGTGAGCATAATCTCAGATATTGCTTTTCAAACCAATATTTTAGCCCTGAATGCTGCCGTGGAAGCTGCACGTGCAGGTGAGCAGGGGCGTGGATTTGCCGTTGTGGCAGCCGAGGTGAGGAAGTTGGCAGAGCGGAGCAAGGTGGCTGCTGAGGAAATTGAGCGCATTTCAAAAAAGGGGGTGCTACTTTCGGATGAGGCGGGGAAGATGCTTACGCAGGTTGTTCCAGAAATTGAGCGAGCTGCTAAGTTGGTGCAGGAGATTGCTGCGGCGAGCGTTGAGCAAACCAGTGGCGCCGAACAGGTGAATAGCGCCCTCCAGCAGCTGAACCAAGTTACCCAGCAAAATGCAGCAGCCTCAGAGGAGATGGCAACAGCATCGGAAGAGCTTGCCAGCCAGGCAGAGCAACTTCGGGATGTGGTTTCCTACTTCAGGGTTGAAGAGGGGCAAAAGGCAAAAAATAGAGTAGGTAGTAAACCACAACAACGTGCAATAAAAACGGCGGTAGCGCATCTGCATAGAGAGGATGCCAAGCCTACCGCTGGTAAAAGTAGCATGGGTAGAGAGTATAATTTGGCAGACTCCAACGGCGATTCAGCGTATGAGAAATTCTAG